A stretch of the Haloarcula ordinaria genome encodes the following:
- a CDS encoding DUF5305 family protein, with protein MSTRSPFASPSKVTSFDLPQGALDLPRAEASSLADLVDFAIDTNNSVIENPGSDTYYVRHDGVLYTYEPPALDGVDASESTTGSSSASGTEAPSTGDQ; from the coding sequence ATGTCGACTCGCTCACCGTTCGCGTCGCCGTCAAAGGTCACGTCGTTCGACCTCCCGCAGGGAGCACTCGACCTTCCCAGGGCAGAGGCGTCGTCGCTCGCCGACCTGGTCGATTTCGCCATCGACACCAACAACAGCGTCATCGAGAATCCCGGTTCGGACACGTACTACGTCCGCCACGACGGGGTGTTGTACACGTACGAACCGCCTGCTCTGGACGGCGTCGACGCATCTGAGTCCACGACCGGGTCGTCGTCGGCGTCCGGCACCGAAGCCCCCTCAACTGGGGACCAGTAG
- a CDS encoding redox-regulated ATPase YchF, protein MLSIALAGKPNAGKSTFYKAATMADVDVGNYPFTTIDANRGVSHVRTECPCLDREERCGDEHCRDGKRYVPVELIDVAGLVPGAHEGRGLGNQFLDELTNADVICNVVDASGGTNAEGEPVEVGEHDPVEDVDFVEEEMDLWLASIVDRNWESIERQSRSPDFSLDEALVDMLAGVGASELDVARTLRELEYPEDPIAWTDEDRESLAREIRLRTKPIVVVANKADVAPEGNVERLKEAADIVVPATADGELALRNAAKAGVVDYDPGDADFEITGDVSDQQRAGLDQIRTVMEQWGGTGVQQAMDTAVYDLLDHVSAYPVQNDTKWTDGQGNVLPDAFLLPRGSTPKDLAYAVHSDIGDGYIHAVDARKEMRISDETELEEGAVIKIVSSN, encoded by the coding sequence ATGCTCTCTATCGCGCTGGCTGGCAAGCCGAACGCGGGCAAGTCTACATTCTACAAGGCCGCGACGATGGCCGACGTCGACGTCGGCAACTACCCGTTCACCACCATCGACGCCAACCGCGGCGTGAGCCACGTCCGGACCGAGTGCCCCTGTCTGGACCGCGAGGAGCGGTGTGGTGACGAGCACTGTCGGGACGGCAAGCGCTACGTCCCCGTCGAGCTCATCGACGTCGCCGGCCTGGTCCCCGGCGCACACGAGGGACGCGGCCTCGGGAACCAGTTCCTCGACGAACTGACGAACGCCGACGTCATCTGCAACGTCGTCGACGCCTCCGGCGGGACGAACGCAGAGGGCGAACCCGTCGAAGTCGGCGAACACGACCCCGTCGAGGACGTCGACTTCGTCGAGGAGGAGATGGACCTCTGGCTGGCGAGCATCGTCGACCGCAACTGGGAGTCCATCGAGCGCCAGTCCCGCTCGCCGGACTTCTCGCTGGACGAGGCGCTGGTCGACATGCTCGCCGGCGTCGGCGCGAGCGAACTCGACGTGGCCCGAACCCTTCGGGAGCTGGAGTACCCAGAGGACCCCATCGCGTGGACCGACGAGGACCGCGAATCGCTGGCCCGCGAGATCCGCCTGCGGACCAAGCCCATCGTCGTCGTGGCGAACAAAGCCGACGTCGCGCCCGAGGGGAACGTCGAGCGACTGAAGGAGGCCGCCGACATCGTCGTCCCGGCGACGGCCGACGGCGAACTCGCCCTTCGGAACGCCGCGAAGGCCGGCGTCGTCGACTACGACCCCGGTGACGCCGACTTCGAGATAACCGGCGACGTGAGCGACCAGCAGCGGGCGGGCTTAGACCAGATACGGACCGTCATGGAACAGTGGGGTGGCACCGGCGTCCAGCAGGCGATGGACACCGCTGTCTACGACCTGCTGGACCACGTCAGCGCGTACCCGGTCCAGAACGACACGAAGTGGACCGACGGGCAGGGCAACGTCCTCCCGGACGCCTTCTTGCTCCCCCGGGGCTCCACTCCGAAGGACCTCGCCTACGCCGTCCACTCGGACATCGGCGACGGCTACATCCACGCGGTCGACGCGCGCAAGGAGATGCGCATCTCCGACGAGACGGAGCTCGAAGAGGGCGCGGTCATCAAGATCGTGAGCTCGAACTGA
- a CDS encoding polymer-forming cytoskeletal protein — MHDVQFGSDPLSELAIPDGTTVEEHDLVTDGDVLIGGQSTVEFGVRGRSVVADERVRFGGHIEAEGDCRLDMWCDVQDDVLVGEDAYIGERVHIGGELRVAGDLDIGDDVDIEEGFEANGWIVIRNPMPTIVFLFVYLSQLLRIGEEAAAKEVLDEMLGDESEHDPIRIPRGATVSDDAWRVSTPATVGDDCRLHGNIRAKSLEVGRDNVVFGSLRARTDIVVGRGTEIKGDVTTRNGDVRIGPGAKVWGDISAKTVHLHENATVDGTIRAREEMRMHTEEVLDRPDESAAAMAEMAEELEHGGETEDEGEQEAADEEPVEGEDDADGGAADSGAEEEPESESESAEASN, encoded by the coding sequence ATGCACGACGTGCAATTCGGCTCTGACCCGCTCTCCGAACTGGCCATCCCCGACGGCACGACCGTCGAGGAACACGACCTCGTGACCGATGGCGACGTGCTCATCGGCGGGCAGAGCACCGTGGAGTTCGGCGTCCGCGGCCGGTCGGTCGTCGCCGACGAACGCGTCCGCTTCGGCGGTCACATCGAGGCCGAGGGCGACTGCCGACTCGACATGTGGTGTGACGTCCAGGACGACGTACTCGTCGGCGAGGACGCCTACATCGGCGAACGCGTCCACATCGGTGGCGAGCTCCGCGTGGCTGGCGACCTCGACATCGGTGACGACGTCGACATCGAGGAGGGGTTCGAGGCCAACGGCTGGATCGTCATCCGGAACCCGATGCCGACCATCGTCTTCCTTTTCGTCTACCTCTCGCAGCTGCTCCGAATCGGCGAGGAAGCCGCCGCGAAGGAGGTGCTCGACGAGATGCTGGGCGACGAGAGCGAGCACGACCCGATTCGTATCCCGCGGGGCGCGACCGTCTCGGACGACGCCTGGCGCGTCTCGACGCCGGCGACGGTCGGCGACGACTGCCGGCTCCACGGCAACATCCGCGCGAAGTCCCTCGAAGTCGGGCGCGACAACGTCGTCTTCGGAAGCCTCCGCGCCCGGACAGATATCGTCGTGGGTCGTGGCACCGAAATCAAAGGCGACGTGACCACCCGGAACGGCGACGTCCGCATCGGCCCCGGCGCGAAGGTGTGGGGCGATATTTCGGCGAAGACGGTCCATCTCCACGAGAACGCGACCGTCGATGGAACCATCCGCGCCCGCGAGGAGATGCGGATGCACACCGAGGAGGTCCTCGACCGGCCCGACGAGTCCGCCGCCGCGATGGCCGAGATGGCAGAGGAACTCGAACACGGCGGCGAGACCGAGGACGAGGGAGAGCAGGAGGCTGCCGATGAGGAGCCAGTCGAGGGCGAAGACGACGCCGACGGCGGCGCTGCCGACAGCGGAGCCGAGGAGGAACCCGAGTCAGAAAGCGAATCGGCCGAAGCCTCCAACTGA
- a CDS encoding DUF5800 family protein, whose translation MTVLSFDEQGVDVVYEGTEFRLEKDLIEDATQKSYPDVTDHEVLQMVEPDPSLSGQPQRIAEIVR comes from the coding sequence ATGACTGTCCTTTCGTTCGACGAGCAGGGCGTCGACGTCGTGTACGAGGGCACCGAGTTCAGACTCGAGAAGGACCTCATCGAAGACGCGACACAGAAGTCCTACCCGGACGTCACCGACCACGAAGTCCTGCAGATGGTCGAACCCGACCCGTCACTGTCCGGGCAACCCCAGCGCATCGCCGAAATCGTGCGGTGA
- a CDS encoding thiolase C-terminal domain-containing protein: protein MSNPRVAGAGVTKFGKHPERTGRDLFAEAGLEALDQSGVDPDDVDALFYGNFMGELAEHQGHQGPLMAEAIGLDVPATRFEAACASAGATVRAAVKDLRNGEADVIVVGGAERMTNIGTAAATDALAIAADDLYEVRAGMTFPGAYALMARSYFEAYGGSREDLAHIAVKNHEHALVNDHAQIQKEITVEDALEAPTIASPLGLYDSCPITDGAAAAVLTSEAYAEDHGLDAPVAVSGTGQGGDNLALQDRDHFAQTPAADKAAREAYADAGVSAADVDVAEVHDCFTIAEVLAIESLGLYERGEGITAATDGETSRHGDLPVNLSGGLKAKGHPVGATGVAQLATIAWVLDGSHPRADAVEDGRVGVCHNAGGTVASTTVHVLEVAE, encoded by the coding sequence ATGTCAAACCCACGTGTCGCCGGGGCCGGTGTCACGAAGTTCGGAAAACATCCCGAACGCACCGGCCGCGATCTGTTTGCCGAAGCGGGCCTCGAAGCACTCGACCAGTCCGGGGTCGACCCCGACGACGTCGACGCCCTCTTCTACGGGAACTTCATGGGCGAACTCGCGGAGCACCAGGGCCACCAGGGCCCGCTGATGGCGGAGGCCATCGGCCTGGACGTGCCGGCGACCCGCTTCGAGGCTGCCTGCGCGTCGGCCGGCGCGACCGTCCGGGCGGCGGTCAAAGACCTCCGTAACGGTGAGGCCGACGTCATCGTCGTGGGCGGCGCCGAGCGGATGACCAACATCGGGACGGCCGCCGCCACCGACGCGCTGGCTATCGCCGCCGACGACCTCTACGAGGTCCGCGCGGGGATGACGTTCCCGGGCGCCTACGCGCTGATGGCGCGTTCGTACTTCGAGGCGTACGGTGGTTCTCGCGAGGACCTGGCGCACATCGCCGTGAAGAACCACGAGCACGCGCTGGTCAACGACCACGCCCAGATTCAGAAGGAGATCACCGTCGAGGACGCGCTGGAGGCGCCGACAATCGCCAGTCCGCTGGGGCTGTACGACTCCTGTCCCATCACGGACGGCGCGGCGGCCGCCGTCCTCACCAGCGAGGCGTACGCCGAGGACCATGGACTCGATGCACCGGTGGCTGTCAGCGGGACCGGTCAGGGCGGCGACAACCTCGCGCTGCAGGACCGGGACCACTTCGCGCAGACGCCGGCCGCCGACAAGGCCGCCCGGGAGGCATACGCGGACGCCGGCGTGAGTGCGGCGGACGTCGACGTCGCCGAGGTTCACGACTGTTTCACCATCGCCGAGGTCCTTGCCATCGAGTCGCTCGGGCTCTACGAGCGCGGCGAGGGCATCACGGCAGCGACCGACGGGGAGACGTCCCGCCACGGCGACCTGCCGGTCAACCTCTCGGGTGGCCTGAAAGCCAAGGGCCACCCGGTCGGCGCAACGGGCGTCGCACAGCTGGCGACCATCGCGTGGGTCCTCGACGGGTCCCACCCGCGCGCCGACGCCGTCGAGGACGGTCGGGTCGGCGTCTGTCACAACGCCGGCGGGACCGTCGCCTCTACCACGGTCCACGTCCTGGAGGTGGCGGAATGA
- a CDS encoding Zn-ribbon domain-containing OB-fold protein, producing the protein MIDAAPDGAYDAWLDSIEDDAPYYLECENGHGWLPPRRICPECRSRDLTEEPLPDSGEVTTHTTITVPTPQFEDDAPYVTAVVDFGPVSITGIVRGIDPEDVAIGTVVGLEVGERVTTGDRAVVFRPR; encoded by the coding sequence ATGATCGACGCGGCCCCCGACGGCGCGTACGACGCGTGGCTCGACAGTATCGAGGACGACGCGCCCTACTACCTCGAGTGCGAGAACGGCCACGGCTGGCTCCCGCCACGTCGCATCTGTCCGGAGTGCCGGTCCCGGGACCTGACCGAGGAACCGCTCCCCGACTCCGGCGAGGTGACGACGCACACGACCATCACCGTCCCGACGCCGCAGTTCGAGGACGACGCGCCCTACGTGACCGCCGTCGTGGACTTCGGCCCAGTCTCGATTACCGGGATTGTCCGTGGCATCGACCCCGAGGACGTCGCTATCGGAACGGTCGTCGGACTGGAGGTCGGCGAGCGGGTGACCACGGGCGACCGGGCCGTGGTGTTCCGACCGCGCTGA
- a CDS encoding alpha/beta fold hydrolase, which translates to MRLRNALGLAAGTVGAAALANRLLRSSPEEFDPFLPGTQRSYRWRGFDIAYTELGDPSDPDLVLLHGINAAGSSHEFYTVVDELAEDYHVLAPDLPGFGQSDRPPLLYSASLLTTFVRDFLDEEATDPTVIASSLTGAYAASAAQDVDVSELVLVCPTDSSMGGGNVWLRSLLRAPVVGQAIYNLIVSKASIRHFHADHGYYDMDKLTAEVVDYEWQSGHQPGARFAPASFVSGFLDPQADLGAVLESLDVPTTLVWGEDADITPLSDGRELAERADARLIVFSDSLLLPHVEHPDQFVTVVRGETTSVTVE; encoded by the coding sequence ATGAGACTCAGAAACGCACTCGGGCTGGCCGCGGGAACCGTCGGCGCGGCGGCGCTTGCCAACCGACTGCTCCGGTCATCGCCCGAGGAGTTCGACCCGTTCCTCCCGGGAACGCAGCGGTCCTACCGCTGGCGCGGGTTCGATATCGCGTACACGGAACTCGGCGACCCGTCGGACCCGGACCTCGTGTTGTTGCACGGCATCAACGCGGCCGGGTCGAGCCACGAGTTCTACACGGTCGTCGACGAACTGGCCGAGGACTACCACGTCCTCGCGCCGGACCTCCCCGGTTTCGGGCAGTCCGACCGGCCGCCACTGCTGTACTCCGCCTCGCTGCTGACGACGTTCGTCCGTGACTTCCTCGACGAGGAGGCTACCGACCCGACGGTCATCGCCTCCTCGCTGACCGGCGCCTACGCCGCGTCGGCCGCCCAGGACGTCGACGTCTCGGAACTCGTCCTCGTCTGTCCGACCGACTCCTCGATGGGCGGCGGGAACGTCTGGCTCCGGTCGCTGCTGCGCGCGCCCGTCGTCGGCCAGGCCATCTACAACCTCATCGTCTCGAAGGCCTCCATCCGACACTTCCACGCCGACCACGGCTACTACGACATGGACAAACTCACAGCCGAGGTCGTCGACTACGAGTGGCAGAGCGGCCACCAGCCGGGCGCCCGGTTCGCGCCAGCGTCGTTCGTCTCCGGGTTCCTCGACCCACAGGCGGACCTCGGAGCGGTGCTCGAATCGCTCGACGTCCCGACCACGCTGGTCTGGGGCGAGGACGCCGACATCACGCCGCTCTCCGACGGCCGCGAGCTGGCCGAACGCGCCGACGCGCGGCTCATCGTGTTCAGCGACTCGCTCTTGCTCCCGCACGTCGAACACCCGGACCAGTTCGTCACCGTCGTTCGCGGCGAGACGACATCCGTGACTGTCGAATAA
- the meaB gene encoding methylmalonyl Co-A mutase-associated GTPase MeaB — MSDLVEDLLAGKHSALARVITKIENRSPGYRDVVSDLHQHTGDADIVGVTGSPGAGKSTLVDKVAAAYRKEGLTVGVIAIDPSSPYSGGAVLGDRIRMASNAGDMDVFFRSMSARGSLGGLSTATTDAVTALDAFGKDKIIVETVGAGQNEVDIVRTADTVAVLVPPGSGDDVQMLKAGILEIGDVFVVNKADLDGADRTVQQLREMLQNRGGQGRGGHHGPDQHAETHAGPDEVGPDDETATESWSPPIVETVANRAEGVDEFITALADHGDFLDRTGRRDEQERARFAAEIRTLLREDANGLVTRELDRKGGIDQAISDVVARETDPYTVVDDVLAPLRECLDRDA; from the coding sequence ATGAGTGACCTCGTCGAGGACCTCCTCGCGGGCAAGCACAGCGCGCTGGCCCGTGTCATCACGAAGATAGAGAACCGGTCACCGGGCTACCGCGACGTCGTCTCGGACCTCCACCAGCACACGGGCGACGCGGACATCGTCGGCGTCACGGGCAGCCCCGGCGCCGGCAAATCGACACTGGTCGACAAGGTGGCGGCGGCCTATCGCAAGGAGGGGCTGACCGTCGGCGTCATCGCCATCGACCCCTCCTCGCCGTACTCGGGGGGCGCGGTGCTGGGCGACCGCATCCGGATGGCGTCGAACGCTGGCGACATGGACGTGTTCTTCCGGTCGATGTCAGCCCGCGGGTCGCTGGGCGGCCTCTCGACGGCGACGACCGACGCAGTCACCGCGCTGGACGCCTTCGGCAAGGACAAGATAATCGTCGAGACGGTCGGCGCTGGACAGAACGAGGTCGACATCGTCCGCACGGCCGACACGGTCGCCGTACTCGTCCCGCCCGGCAGCGGCGACGACGTCCAGATGCTCAAGGCCGGCATCCTCGAAATCGGCGACGTCTTCGTCGTCAATAAGGCCGACCTGGACGGCGCCGACCGCACCGTCCAACAGCTCAGAGAGATGCTCCAGAACCGGGGTGGCCAGGGTCGGGGCGGTCACCACGGCCCAGACCAACATGCTGAAACCCACGCCGGGCCCGACGAGGTGGGCCCAGACGACGAGACAGCCACCGAGTCGTGGTCCCCGCCCATCGTGGAGACCGTGGCGAACCGCGCCGAGGGCGTCGACGAGTTCATCACGGCGCTTGCCGACCACGGCGACTTCCTCGACCGGACGGGGCGACGCGACGAGCAGGAACGGGCGCGGTTCGCCGCCGAGATTCGCACCCTCCTGCGCGAGGACGCCAACGGCCTCGTCACCCGTGAGCTCGACCGCAAGGGTGGCATCGACCAGGCCATCAGTGACGTCGTGGCTCGCGAGACGGACCCCTACACGGTCGTCGACGATGTGCTGGCGCCGCTCCGGGAGTGTCTGGACCGCGACGCGTAG
- a CDS encoding cobalamin B12-binding domain-containing protein — protein sequence MSVEHEQSGRTIRCLVAKVGLDGHDRGAHVIARALRDAGFEVIYSGLHRSPDEVVQAAVQEDVDVVGISILSGAHNTLVPKILDGLKEYDAFDDRLVLVGGIVPEDDKEELRAQGVDEIFGPGASMEEMITYIREHAPER from the coding sequence ATGAGTGTCGAGCACGAACAGAGCGGGCGGACGATACGCTGTCTGGTCGCGAAGGTGGGCCTCGACGGCCACGACCGCGGGGCCCACGTCATCGCCCGTGCGCTCCGTGACGCCGGGTTCGAGGTCATCTACTCCGGACTGCACCGCTCGCCGGACGAAGTGGTTCAGGCCGCCGTCCAGGAAGACGTCGACGTCGTGGGCATCTCTATCCTCTCGGGCGCCCACAACACGCTAGTTCCGAAGATACTCGACGGCCTCAAGGAGTACGACGCCTTCGACGACCGACTGGTCCTCGTCGGCGGCATCGTCCCCGAAGACGACAAAGAAGAACTTCGCGCGCAGGGCGTCGACGAGATATTCGGGCCCGGCGCGTCCATGGAGGAGATGATCACGTACATCCGCGAGCACGCGCCCGAGCGATGA
- a CDS encoding DUF7111 family protein: MTESESTTEASADGVTARYYETDEERVLTFESESGTAAVTQNIEGYAMLKVRPTADGDELERYYGFDMALDHAAELLGVSQHALPIPEAADDMGM; this comes from the coding sequence ATGACCGAGTCCGAGTCCACGACCGAGGCGTCGGCAGACGGCGTCACCGCCCGCTACTACGAGACGGACGAAGAACGCGTACTGACCTTCGAGAGCGAGTCCGGGACGGCGGCGGTCACACAGAACATCGAGGGCTACGCGATGCTCAAGGTCCGGCCCACCGCCGACGGCGACGAACTCGAGCGGTACTACGGGTTCGACATGGCGCTGGACCACGCGGCGGAGTTGCTCGGCGTGTCGCAACACGCGCTCCCGATTCCCGAGGCGGCCGACGACATGGGGATGTGA
- a CDS encoding HTTM domain-containing protein, with amino-acid sequence MARRDGTGSTLRRVLATRFSVDTRALAVFRVALATLLLVDLARRATDLVAFYTDRGVFPRALLPVVEPGYQYVSLHALSGAAWVQWMLFAVAALAAFSLLVGYRTRLAVVVSLVLLVSIQARNPAVLNSGDTLFRRLLFWSLFLPLGERWAVDATGDDWRPSVVGPATAGLLLQVVAVYATNAVVKFRADVWLRGDAVRYAFELDHFTVLLGDVLAGQSTLLTLADWGWVTLLVASPLLVVLTGHWRAALATAFASVHVGMLLTLSLGIFPLVSMTALLPFLPPVVWDRLQRHAPAGLGELVASLPDRRSIRRTPQRLRSVGRVFAAVCLVALVAINAIGLGVVSPPAGTPDAVADRSWDMFAPSPPLGTWWYAAPATLESGERVDALSREPVALSRPPDVATTYPNERWRKFLDDARREPALQRSLVAHLCWRWNRAHDDTMVEVRLVQLHEPTDLDGPERVEREPFGTYACADVA; translated from the coding sequence ATGGCCCGACGCGACGGCACCGGTTCCACGCTCCGCCGCGTGCTCGCGACCCGGTTCTCCGTCGACACGCGAGCGCTGGCGGTCTTCCGCGTCGCGCTGGCGACGCTCCTGCTGGTCGACCTGGCGCGCCGGGCGACGGACCTCGTCGCCTTCTACACCGACCGTGGCGTGTTCCCGCGGGCCCTGCTCCCGGTGGTCGAACCGGGCTATCAGTACGTCTCGCTCCACGCGCTCTCCGGCGCAGCCTGGGTGCAGTGGATGCTGTTCGCGGTTGCCGCGCTGGCCGCGTTCTCCCTGCTCGTGGGCTACCGGACCCGCCTGGCCGTCGTCGTCTCGCTGGTCCTGCTGGTCTCGATACAGGCGCGCAACCCCGCGGTCCTCAACAGCGGCGACACGCTGTTCCGCCGGCTCCTGTTCTGGAGCCTGTTCCTCCCGCTGGGTGAGCGATGGGCCGTCGACGCGACCGGCGACGACTGGCGACCGTCGGTCGTCGGCCCGGCAACGGCGGGCCTCCTGCTGCAGGTCGTCGCTGTCTACGCGACCAACGCCGTGGTGAAGTTCCGGGCCGACGTCTGGCTCCGGGGCGACGCGGTCCGCTACGCCTTCGAACTCGACCACTTCACCGTCCTCCTGGGCGACGTGCTCGCCGGACAGTCGACGCTTCTGACCCTGGCTGACTGGGGGTGGGTGACGCTCCTCGTCGCGTCGCCCCTGCTCGTCGTCCTGACCGGCCATTGGCGGGCCGCACTCGCTACCGCGTTCGCGTCGGTGCACGTCGGGATGCTCCTGACGCTCTCGCTCGGTATCTTCCCCCTCGTGTCGATGACCGCGCTCCTGCCCTTCCTCCCGCCAGTCGTCTGGGACCGTCTCCAGCGACATGCACCGGCCGGGCTCGGTGAACTCGTCGCGTCGCTGCCCGACAGGCGGTCCATCCGTCGGACGCCACAGCGCCTCCGGTCTGTCGGACGCGTATTCGCGGCCGTCTGTCTCGTCGCCCTCGTGGCCATCAACGCTATCGGACTCGGCGTCGTCTCGCCGCCGGCCGGAACCCCGGACGCCGTCGCCGACCGCTCGTGGGACATGTTCGCGCCGTCGCCGCCGCTCGGGACGTGGTGGTACGCTGCACCGGCGACCCTCGAGTCGGGCGAGCGCGTCGACGCGCTCAGCCGCGAGCCGGTCGCCCTCTCGAGGCCGCCCGACGTCGCGACCACGTATCCCAACGAGCGGTGGCGGAAGTTCCTCGACGACGCGCGGCGCGAACCGGCGCTCCAGCGGTCGCTGGTCGCACACCTCTGCTGGCGCTGGAACCGCGCCCACGACGACACGATGGTCGAAGTCCGATTGGTCCAGCTGCACGAACCGACCGACCTCGACGGACCAGAGCGGGTCGAACGGGAGCCGTTCGGGACGTACGCCTGTGCGGACGTCGCCTGA
- a CDS encoding PadR family transcriptional regulator, whose translation MAKWLQSGRRRDMCILLAGAEDGELTGQRLKTRLEARYDTRIDPKSFYGALDAMEDAGFVEHRVDGIADKYSLTEAGEHRLREQFEWMRETLA comes from the coding sequence ATGGCCAAGTGGTTACAGAGCGGACGCCGCCGGGATATGTGTATCCTGCTCGCCGGCGCCGAGGACGGGGAACTGACCGGCCAGCGCCTCAAGACCCGGTTGGAGGCCCGCTACGACACGCGAATCGACCCGAAGAGCTTCTACGGGGCGCTCGACGCGATGGAGGACGCCGGCTTCGTCGAGCACCGCGTCGACGGCATCGCCGACAAATACTCGCTGACGGAGGCCGGCGAGCACCGGCTCCGCGAGCAGTTCGAGTGGATGCGCGAGACGCTGGCCTAG
- a CDS encoding acyl-CoA dehydrogenase: MDFSPTQEQRQIREMVADFVDEEVVSQASDIDAADEFPAGLVGEMADLGLMGMPIPEEYGGAGLDYHSYAMALEEISRGSGGLGTVVAAHISLACNMIYEFGDETQKEAYLRPLAEGEDIGAFALSEAGAGSDVPAMETTAERDGDEYVVNGGKLWISNGSVADTVVLFAKTDPDAGNKGISSFVVRPEEDDGFVVEGTEHKLGDKGCPTAELRFDDMRIPESRRLGEEGRGFVHALKTLNGGRITIAARGVGIAQAALDAALEYAQQREQFDRPISEFQAIQHKLADMDTKTEAARMLMHRAADKKMRGERFVKEAAQAKLYASEVSREVANEGIQIHGGYGYTKDFPAERFYRDAKLNEIYEGTSEVLRNTIADQLLD; the protein is encoded by the coding sequence ATGGATTTCAGCCCGACCCAGGAGCAGCGCCAGATACGGGAGATGGTCGCCGACTTCGTCGACGAAGAGGTGGTCTCGCAGGCCAGCGACATCGACGCGGCCGACGAGTTCCCGGCGGGCCTTGTCGGCGAGATGGCCGACCTGGGCCTGATGGGGATGCCCATCCCCGAGGAGTACGGCGGCGCGGGCCTGGACTACCACAGTTACGCCATGGCCTTAGAAGAGATATCGCGTGGCAGCGGCGGCCTCGGGACCGTCGTCGCCGCCCACATCTCGCTTGCCTGCAACATGATCTACGAGTTCGGCGACGAGACCCAGAAGGAGGCGTATCTCCGCCCGCTCGCCGAGGGCGAGGACATCGGGGCGTTCGCGCTCTCGGAGGCCGGCGCGGGGAGCGACGTCCCGGCGATGGAGACCACGGCCGAGCGCGACGGCGACGAGTACGTCGTGAACGGCGGGAAGCTCTGGATTTCGAACGGTTCGGTCGCCGATACGGTCGTCCTCTTCGCGAAGACCGACCCGGACGCAGGCAACAAGGGCATCTCCTCGTTCGTCGTCCGCCCCGAGGAGGACGACGGCTTCGTGGTCGAGGGCACCGAGCACAAACTCGGCGACAAGGGCTGTCCGACGGCGGAACTTCGCTTCGACGACATGCGAATCCCCGAGTCGCGCCGACTCGGCGAGGAAGGGCGGGGATTCGTCCACGCGCTGAAGACCCTCAACGGCGGTCGCATCACTATCGCCGCCCGTGGCGTCGGTATCGCACAGGCTGCTCTGGACGCGGCTCTCGAGTACGCACAACAACGCGAGCAGTTCGACCGGCCCATCTCCGAGTTCCAGGCCATCCAGCACAAACTCGCCGACATGGACACGAAGACCGAAGCCGCCCGGATGCTGATGCACCGCGCGGCGGACAAGAAGATGCGCGGCGAGCGGTTCGTCAAGGAGGCCGCGCAAGCCAAACTATACGCCTCCGAGGTGTCGCGCGAGGTGGCCAACGAGGGCATCCAGATTCACGGCGGCTACGGCTACACGAAGGACTTCCCCGCCGAGCGGTTCTACCGGGACGCCAAACTCAACGAGATATACGAGGGGACCAGCGAGGTTCTCCGGAACACCATCGCCGACCAGCTGCTCGACTAG